The following are encoded together in the Macadamia integrifolia cultivar HAES 741 chromosome 10, SCU_Mint_v3, whole genome shotgun sequence genome:
- the LOC122092138 gene encoding pentatricopeptide repeat-containing protein At3g49740 — MKFFPLQVETVAVAVSNATLEPTQLIIKLNSLIAALIRSNQNSSALKVFTQIHSSHHLRPDHYTLVSSLTACANLHDTVAGDQLHSHAIRAGFKAYAHVGNSLLSLYAKSKDLNNVIRLFGEITIPDVYTWTILLSAYAKSGQIDYACQLFDGMLYRNSATWNACQPLDVRLRRNIATWNAIITGCVENGREGTAVEMFLRMHRWCVGHDHYTFASVLSLCCSPALVEFGRQVHSLVTRTGFLVRVSVVNALLTMYFNCDVVRGAYGVFEEAKVSTCNQITYNAMIQGLVSYGRDREALDLFMEMREACLAPTELTFVTVMSSSSFTGTVNLGRQVHAQIVKMGFEAYTSVSNATITMYSSCTDLDSAWAIFERLEEKDSVSWNSMISGCAQCNCLSLAIMVYLQMQRAGLETDDFTVGSLLSYSDSLVIVKLIQALVVKNGLLSDILVCNALVSSYSKHGLIEHAFQVFHGMCSQNLISWNTIISGCLFNGLPLLGLDVFRELLLSELRPNLYSLTVVLSTCASIAALRHGKQVHSYILKFGFGLETPLGNALITMYAKCGILDWASKVFSRMIQRDIVSWNAMICAYAQHGEGKEAIRCFKALQNLDDVKPDEATFTAVLSACSHAGLVDQGCQVFFTMVDKYGIIPGVDHCSCIIDLLGRAGHLDEAGKLINVMPVQTDSRMWWALLGACQAHGNVLLGRVAAGVLLEIEPDNSAVYVQLANIYAAAGQWNEAANVREMMKNRRVVKQPAYSWIE, encoded by the coding sequence ATGAAGTTTTTTCCTTTACAAGTGGAAACTGTAGCCGTTGCTGTTTCAAATGCAACTCTTGAACCAACACAACTCATCATAAAACTGAACTCTTTGATTGCAGCGCTCATTCGCTCAAACCAAAACTCCTCAGCCCTCAAAGTCTTCACCCAAATCCACTCTTCTCATCACCTGAGACCTGACCACTATACCCTCGTTAGCTCCCTCACAGCCTGTGCCAACCTCCATGACACTGTCGCCGGAGACCAACTCCATTCCCATGCCATCCGTGCTGGCTTCAAGGCCTACGCCCACGTTGGGAACTCGCTCCTTTCTCTATACGCGAAATCAAAAGACTTGAATAATGTGATTCGATTgtttggcgagatcaccatcccTGATGTATACACATGGACGATTCTGTTGTCTGCATATGCCAAATCAGGCCAGATTGATTATGCCTGCCAACTGTTCGATGGTATGCTTTACAGAAATTCTGCGACATGGAATGCCTGCCAACCGTTGGATGTAAGGCTTCGAAGAAATATTGCGACATGGAATGCCATAATAACAGGCTGTGTAGAAAATGGGCGTGAAGGGACTGCTGTGGAAATGTTCCTTAGGATGCATCGATGGTGTGTTGGGCATGATCACTACACTTTTGCTAGTGTTCTGAGCTTATGTTGTTCTCCTGCGTTAGTGGAGTTTGGAAGGCAGGTGCACTCTCTGGTTACTAGAACTGGGTTTTTGGTTAGGGTTTCTGTGGTCAATGCTCTGCTCACAATGTATTTCAACTGTGATGTGGTTCGGGGTGCATATGGTGTATTTGAAGAGGCGAAAGTGTCTACCTGTAATCAGATTACCTATAATGCCATGATACAAGGGTTGGTGAGCTATGGAAGAGATAGGGAGGCTTTAGATTTGTTCATGGAAATGAGAGAAGCTTGTCTTGCACCGACTGAGCTGACTTTTGTGACTGTTATGAGTTCAAGTTCGTTCACAGGAACGGTGAACCTTGGCCGTCAGGTACATGCCCAAATTGTTAAGATGGGTTTTGAAGCCTATACATCTGTGAGCAATGCTACAATAACTATGTACTCTAGTTGTACTGATTTGGATTCGGCTTGGGCTATTTTTGAGAGGTTGGAGGAGAAGGATTCTGTGTCGTGGAACTCCATGATTAGTGGTTGTGCTCAATGTAATTGCCTCTCATTAGCAATCATGGTCTACCTGCAAATGCAGAGGGCAGGTCTGGAAACAGATGATTTTACGGTCGGTAGTCTATTATCATACTCTGACTCTCTAGTGATTGTTAAGTTGATTCAAGCTCTCGTTGTTAAAAATGGACTTCTCTCAGACATTCTTGTTTGCAATGCTTTGGTTTCTTCATATTCTAAGCATGGATTGATTGAGCATGCGTTTCAAGTTTTTCATGgcatgtgttcccaaaatttgaTATCTTGGAATACAATTATATCAGGGTGTTTGTTCAATGGCTTGCCACTGCTGGGTTTAGACGTATTCCGAGAGTTGCTGTTGTCAGAATTAAGGCCAAATTTGTACTCTCTCACTGTTGTTTTGAGCACTTGTGCTAGCATAGCAGCTTTAAGACATGGTAAACAAGTTCATAGCTACATTCTTAAATTCGGCTTTGGTTTGGAGACACCCTTGGGAAATGCCCTCATTACAATGTATGCAAAATGTGGGATTTTAGATTGGGCGTCTAAAGTCTTCAGCAGGATGATACAGAGGGACATAGTATCTTGGAATGCCATGATTTGTGCGTATGCCCAGCatggagagggaaaagaagcTATAAGGTGCTTCAAGGCTCTGCAAAATTTGGATGATGTTAAACCAGATGAGGCCACTTTCACTGCAGTTCTTTCTGCTTGTAGCCATGCTGGTTTGGTCGATCAGGGCTGTCAGGTATTCTTTACAATGGTGGACAAATACGGCATAATTCCTGGAGTCGATCATTGTTCTTGCATAATTGACCTTCTAGGTCGAGCTGGACATCTTGATGAAGCTGGAAAATTGATAAATGTCATGCCTGTCCAAACAGATTCTAGGATGTGGTGGGCACTGCTTGGTGCTTGTCAAGCACATGGTAATGTGTTGCTGGGAAGAGTTGCAGCTGGGGTCCTTCTAGAAATTGAACCAGATAATTCTGCTGTTTATGTTCAATTAGCAAATATTTATGCAGCTGCTGGGCAGTGGAATGAAGCAGCAAATGTGAGGGAAATGATGAAGAATAGGAGGGTTGTAAAGCAGCCTGCATACAGTTGGATTGAATGA